A genome region from Fodinibius salicampi includes the following:
- a CDS encoding FKBP-type peptidyl-prolyl cis-trans isomerase, translated as MSSKRSALTFLLPILLVAFIIQSCGDNSTNFREIEYTPPEPYDINNAVSDSTTEDGLTIYVIEEGYGKSGVVSRDQLRVRYTGRTEDGEVFESTYRNGNSTPGILRNLTPNPMTSPQGRRINPLVDGFRRGLLGMVEGEKRKLIIPPELGYGTVDEEPAEGSLENKTLYFDVELVEILN; from the coding sequence ATGTCATCTAAAAGATCTGCTTTAACATTTTTACTGCCTATTCTGCTCGTTGCATTTATCATTCAATCTTGTGGCGATAATTCTACTAATTTCAGGGAAATTGAATACACCCCTCCCGAACCCTATGATATTAACAATGCCGTAAGCGACTCTACCACGGAAGATGGGCTTACTATTTATGTTATAGAAGAAGGATATGGGAAATCTGGTGTCGTTTCACGAGACCAATTACGCGTACGCTATACCGGTAGAACAGAAGATGGAGAGGTATTTGAGAGCACATATCGCAATGGCAATTCCACACCCGGCATTTTACGGAACCTTACTCCAAATCCCATGACTTCCCCACAAGGTCGACGCATTAATCCACTTGTGGATGGTTTCCGGCGAGGATTATTGGGGATGGTAGAAGGAGAAAAAAGAAAGCTGATTATTCCCCCGGAGCTGGGATACGGAACGGTGGATGAAGAGCCTGCAGAAGGAAGTCTCGAAAATAAAACCCTGTATTTTGATGTTGAGCTTGTAGAAATTCTCAATTGA
- the alr gene encoding alanine racemase — translation MIEKSNASVTVDLSSLDNNFRCLSEFVDKDTRIMAVVKSNAYGHGAIKVAEALEPKVGAFAVNAIQEGIELREAGITIPILVFEVPQKSMVRQYRVHNLTATFSATEHFDWVPDGTSYHLNFDTGMGRLGFRAEQAEKVAGLVKKRKELFCTGIYSHFATAHEPGSARVREQHRKFNTIRSHFPDQLATHIANTGGTAFYDTEQFNMVRLGIGLYGYAPGDIAIDGLQPVLRWDTFLTQVKEVKKGEAISYGADWQAPSDGYIGILPVGYEDGLKRNLGGKLRVLIGNEDYPVVGTVTMNYTMVFLEQSKFEVGTAVKLLHAGNNAYDWAQKLETIPYEILTSIDLRIPRTYI, via the coding sequence ATGATTGAAAAGAGTAATGCATCCGTTACCGTTGACCTGTCTTCGCTTGATAATAACTTCCGGTGTTTGAGTGAGTTTGTTGACAAAGATACCCGCATTATGGCGGTAGTAAAGTCTAATGCATATGGACATGGAGCCATTAAGGTTGCTGAAGCATTGGAACCCAAAGTAGGTGCTTTTGCCGTAAATGCTATTCAAGAGGGAATTGAGCTTCGGGAAGCCGGTATTACTATACCCATACTTGTATTTGAGGTACCACAAAAATCGATGGTGAGGCAATACCGAGTGCATAATTTGACAGCAACCTTTAGTGCAACAGAACATTTCGACTGGGTACCTGACGGTACTTCTTATCATTTGAATTTTGATACGGGAATGGGGCGTCTGGGATTCCGCGCTGAACAAGCCGAAAAAGTAGCTGGATTAGTGAAAAAGAGGAAGGAGCTTTTTTGTACGGGGATCTATTCGCACTTTGCAACGGCACATGAACCGGGCTCGGCGCGAGTAAGGGAGCAACACCGGAAGTTTAACACAATCCGGTCTCACTTTCCGGATCAGCTGGCTACCCATATAGCTAACACCGGGGGAACGGCCTTTTATGATACCGAACAGTTTAACATGGTGCGCTTGGGCATTGGTCTGTATGGTTATGCTCCGGGAGATATTGCCATCGATGGATTACAACCGGTACTAAGGTGGGATACCTTTCTTACGCAGGTTAAAGAAGTAAAAAAAGGGGAGGCCATAAGTTACGGGGCCGACTGGCAGGCCCCCAGTGACGGATATATTGGGATTCTTCCGGTAGGGTACGAAGATGGTCTGAAAAGGAATCTTGGTGGTAAGCTTCGCGTTCTTATCGGAAATGAAGATTACCCGGTTGTGGGAACGGTAACCATGAATTACACTATGGTGTTCTTAGAACAAAGTAAGTTTGAGGTAGGTACAGCAGTAAAGCTGCTGCATGCCGGAAATAATGCTTATGATTGGGCTCAAAAGTTGGAAACTATACCCTATGAAATACTGACCAGTATCGACCTGCGTATTCCTCGAACTTATATTTAA
- the tatC gene encoding twin-arginine translocase subunit TatC, with protein sequence MTKNLPEAKAPKDRTADMAFLDHLEELRWRIIKGLGGIGIGIVIAFIFGDFFIDTVILGPTNADFLVYRLLGIEAIDLTLQSRKLPGQFFTYWGSLIVVGGIIGSPIFFYQLWAFIEPALERTEKWKTRGNTAFITFFFLLGVAFGYFVLVPFALQFFSQFQISTAIHNDFDINEYFSSVTMWVLSCGIIFQLPVLSYFLSKFGLLTPEFLRKYRRHAIIFCFILSAFLTPPDPVSQILIAIPLILLFQLAVWMSKIAVRKRKKELDKAFGDA encoded by the coding sequence ATGACTAAAAACCTGCCTGAAGCAAAGGCTCCCAAAGACAGAACAGCCGATATGGCTTTTTTAGATCATCTCGAGGAGCTTAGGTGGCGAATCATCAAAGGATTGGGCGGCATTGGAATAGGAATAGTAATTGCCTTTATTTTCGGTGATTTCTTTATTGATACGGTCATACTGGGTCCTACCAACGCAGACTTCCTCGTCTATAGACTTTTAGGTATAGAAGCAATCGATCTGACCCTCCAAAGTCGTAAACTACCCGGACAGTTTTTTACCTATTGGGGATCACTTATTGTTGTTGGAGGTATTATAGGATCCCCAATTTTCTTCTATCAGCTTTGGGCTTTTATCGAACCTGCACTGGAACGCACAGAAAAATGGAAAACCCGTGGTAATACTGCTTTTATCACGTTTTTCTTTCTGCTGGGCGTAGCATTTGGCTATTTTGTACTGGTGCCATTTGCCCTACAGTTTTTCTCTCAGTTCCAAATTTCAACGGCCATTCACAATGACTTTGACATAAACGAATATTTTAGTTCGGTCACCATGTGGGTGCTTTCCTGCGGTATTATTTTCCAGCTGCCGGTACTCAGTTATTTTCTTTCAAAATTTGGTCTTCTTACCCCCGAATTCTTGCGTAAATATCGCCGCCATGCCATCATCTTCTGTTTTATATTGTCGGCTTTTCTCACGCCACCGGATCCGGTTTCCCAAATACTAATTGCGATTCCTCTTATACTGCTCTTCCAACTTGCCGTATGGATGAGTAAAATTGCAGTTCGCAAACGAAAGAAAGAACTTGATAAAGCATTTGGAGATGCTTAA